The Nostoc sp. KVJ3 genome contains the following window.
ACTTGCACCTGCCGCTTTTTGTGCAGGCACGGCTGGGGTAGGATGTGTGCTGGTTGGGGTTGCTATTATAGGTGGCACGGTTTACTATGTCTGGCAATCCAGGGATGGGAAGCATTATGCAGCAGACGCAAATGGACAGATCAACAATTCTGAGAGATTGGTTGGTACAGCGAAGCCTTTGCAGAGTACAGCTATTTCTGGGATAGAGGCAGCAAAACTAGGAGATGCTCACTGGGCTAATACTGTCACCGACTGTTACAAGATTGGTAAAAGAATAGGTAAAAATCTAAAAAGACATCAGCTTGCGGTTGGTGGTGGATACTGGTGTATTTTCCCTGGAGAACAAACAAGTTTTGGAGATAACAGATGAACTTGCAAGAATTAAAACAGTTCAATGAGTTAAAAGGTGACACACTCTTGACATCCATCCTGACTTTTCCTAGCTTCAATGCACCAGGATATGAACTTACGGGTGGAATGGAGGTTTGTGTCGGAGTCAATGATGCCATTGCTGAGATTGAACCGATAGTGTGGACTGCTGGTTACAAAAACAACCCCCTGCATGAATGGAAGCTGGTTAGCTACGAGGTGTTTGTACCTCAAAAGATGGTTTTAGTTGCTCCTGACAATATGCAATCGTGTGAAACTACAGCAGTACATAATGCTGCCATATTCTGTTATTACAGTCCGATAAAACCAGAAGTCATTAACCAGTTGATTCAACAAAATCAACCTTGGGTTTTAGACAAGAGTAATACTTAAAATTCTCTTGCTGCGCTCAATAGATACAATTGGCAATTCCTCACTTATCCCTCCAGTGATGTCAGTTTTAGGCTGACAGGCTGGGGGGATATGTTTGTCACTGCGCCGCTGCTTGCCATTCATCGTTTACTACTACAAACATTGGATTCAAAGAGCAGGGATTGAAAATCATCAAGCTGCTAGAAAGGCTTGGGAATTAAGGATTAAGTTTTGGTTGCTATCAACTTCCGAAGAAGTTTAAAGAATTTACGCTGCAACTTTGTGAGCAGCAAACTGAAAGTTTCCATTAGTTCAACTTCCGAAGAAGTTTAAAGTCGTTATACCAGCTTTGTTAGTAAGTCTTACAATTGTTTCCATTAGTTCAACTTCCGAAGAAGTTTAAAGTGTTTACTAGCAGGATGGACTTGCAGCTGCAATAAAGTTTCCATTAGTTCAACTTCCGAAGAAGTTTAAAGTTAAATCGTTCTGTAGATGGTAAATACTGTCCATTTGAGTTTCCATTAGTTCAACTTCCGAAGAAGTTTAAAGTGTAGTAACTAATCTTACTGCAACAGACGGGATGAAGTTTCCATTAATTCAACTTCCGAAGAAGTTTAAAGATTTTCACTTCCGGGAGGATTGCAAATTCCAGTTAACGTGTTTCCATTAATTCAACTTCCGAAGAAGTTTAAAGTTAGTCCAGTCTTGTTTTTGATACTGTGGGAAATAGCTAAAGTTTCCATTAATTCAACTTCCGAAGAAGTTTAAAGTGAAAAACCTCCTGAAAAGGAGACACCTCCGGCACAAGGTTTCCATTAATTCAACTTCCGAAGAAGTTTAAAGAAGAAGAGTTTTTGCCACAAATATATCGCAAAACAAACTCTGGTTTCCATTAATTCAACTTCCGAAGAAGTTTAAAGTTTTTTCCAATTGCGATTATAATTTTCGCTTGGAGAACAACACCATCGTTTCCATTAATTCAACTTCCGAAGAAGTTTAAAGAAAAATACAATGATATTCCTCATATAAACGGTTCGTTTCCATTAATTCAACTTCCGAAGAAGTTTAAAGTTCTTCTTTAAAAGACCGCGTCAGCTACTGGAACTCAAGTTTCCATTAATTCAACTTCCGAAGAAGTTTAAAGGGTAGTCGCTGAAAGCCTTACCCAGTGCTAAGTCTACAGCACTTTTTTGTGGGATGCAAATTTTCCGCCGAATAATTGATAATTCTTGTCAATAAACTGATCGTTGAGAGGCATCAAACCCATATATAGAGAGCGATTTGTGGGATAGAACGAGAGAATAAGGGTTTCAGGCATTATGTCTATCCCACAAATGGTATACTAGGCTACAGTTTCCAAGTCATTGGACGATAGACTTCAACCTCACCAGTCAAACAAGCAATATATTCGCGCACCTGCAATTCTATACAAGGACGATACGCTGCACTTTCCTCGCTTGAAAATCGCATCGCCCCTACTCCTTACTCTTTCCTAGCTTGAAAATGATTTAAGCGATCGCTCCTTCCCTGAGTAGTGGTGAGCGAAAGGGGAAAAGCCTAAACTTTCCTCGCTTGAAAATAGAGAAGCGTAGTTTACCGCCGCAGGCATCGCCCCTCATCCTCTAAGAAAATGGAGGAGCGATGCCTACGGCGGGCTGTGCTTACGCACATACCTTATAAAGGTATAATATAAAAACTGCAAGGACTTAAAACCGATGCAAACACTACCACTAGAGCTTGAGCTAGCAGTATCTCAAATTGCTGCACAGCACTATCCACACAGGCGGTTCAAGCTAATTTATAAAATTGAAAACAATTGTATTGATATCGAATTCCAAGGATACTATACAGAAAATTTTTTTGACTCATGCAGCCGACCATCAAATCCAATTCATGATTTTTATCGTGATAAAACGGCAGATTTCAAAGTTGGTTATGGATATGGTCAACTGTCAATATCTGGATGGTGGCGAGGAGCGATATTAACTTTTGATTACAATTCTAAATCTTGGAGCAATGAAGATGGAGAAGAAATTGCTTGTCCCTATCCAGATGGTGAACAATTCGAGAGAATTGCAGCAGAGCTTTATCCTTTATTACAGCAGCATTACTAGCAAAGGATTGAGGGCGATCGCTCAAGCACTGATAGGAATTTTTTCCTCTAAGAATATTGCACATTCATAGGGCGATCGCTTAAGAAAAACGACACACCACACTGTTAATGCAATCTTCTATAACATTTTCGCCTTCTGCATTGAAAACAATTAAATACCAGTTAAGGTTTCCCTGTTCTCTGTAGCACTCACAACGAGCAGTAAACCATTTT
Protein-coding sequences here:
- a CDS encoding DUF5348 domain-containing protein gives rise to the protein MEQLELRQESSGSRLYLMDKPIHAGDCLEVLISEKWFTARCECYREQGNLNWYLIVFNAEGENVIEDCINSVVCRFS